In Hirundo rustica isolate bHirRus1 chromosome 4, bHirRus1.pri.v3, whole genome shotgun sequence, a genomic segment contains:
- the UCN3 gene encoding urocortin-3: MSHPRLLLLLVLLGAAGAGRALSFSNAASVFSCLNAALSEARKIRPEENAVLEKRGSEWPSLEEASEEEEEEEDGEEEELGKRTFPGDGHHRYASQAQAKGKSHQNRAKSDRRTKVTLSLDVPTNIMNILFNIAKAKNLRAKAAANAHLMAQIGRRK; encoded by the coding sequence ATGTcccaccccaggctgctgctcctcctcgtCCTGCTCGGAGCCGCCGGCGCCGGCCGCGCCCTGAGCTTCTCCAACGCCGCCTCCGTCTTCAGCTGCCTCAACGCCGCCCTGTCGGAAGCGCGGAAGATCCGCCCCGAGGAAAACGCCGTCCTGGAGAAGCGCGGCTCCGAGTGGCCGTCCCTGGAGGAGGCctccgaggaggaggaggaggaggaggacggggaggaggaagagcttgGGAAAAGGACATTCCCGGGGGACGGCCACCACAGGTACGCGTCCCAGGCGCAGGCCAAGGGCAAGAGCCACCAGAACCGGGCCAAGAGCGACCGGCGCACCAAGGTGACGCTGTCCCTCGACGTCCCCACCAACATCATGAACATCCTCTTCAACATCGCCAAGGCCAAGAACTTGCGGGCCAAGGCGGCGGCCAACGCCCACCTCATGGCGCAGATCGGGCGCAGGAAGTGA